Proteins encoded together in one Benincasa hispida cultivar B227 chromosome 1, ASM972705v1, whole genome shotgun sequence window:
- the LOC120082707 gene encoding transcription factor ICE1: protein MKKIVVKMRIDRREREREEERLAVFSFCSEFLIRNVQLWNIFLFISSLSISLSFKKLFHFFLSLTVFFLLLFSATLFPNQMLPKSTGILWLDGDHDDATSWTTTNHHNDDPIAIAAASISSFKSMLESDWYINSTTTTPLNPSHQDFHSLSSHPDIPHLPFSSNPSDNFLLHPIDSSSSCSPSHAFPLDPAHSHSILPSHKSSCFSSLLNVVCGSNFDNAFDLGGESGLLGPYQGNQASNSSVLMGFTGISSLPQIGNQELSLNNSELSLNNSDFPATRLLPVVDNPLAFGAGFNPAAAFESFDDSGNALFQNRSKVLKPLEVFPQVGAQPTLYQKRAAHRVGSAGPDKLENLEVSGFKLGEGSMWTPNLERLRKMTGDEDIEDGSVDVSRLNYDSDEPNEHNKQEDNVNAKNCGSNSNANSTITGGDQKGKKKGLPAKNLMAERRRRKKLNDRLYMLRSVVPKISKMDRASILGDAIDYLKELLQRINDLHNELESTPPGSLLQPSASFHPLTPTLPTLPCRVKEELCPSSLSSPNTTQPARVEVRVREGRAVNIHMFCSRKPGLLLSTMRALDNLGLDIQQAVISCFNGFALDIFSAEQSKEGQEILPEQIKAVLLDSAGLHGVI, encoded by the exons ATGAAAAAAATTGTCGTGAAGATGAGAATTGATagaagggagagagagagagaagaggagCGATTGGCGGTCTTCTCTTTTTGCTCTGAATTTCTGATACGTAACGTTCAACTTTGGAATATATTTCTATtcatttcttctctctctatctctctctcttttaaaaagctttttcacttttttctctctttaaccgtcttcttccttcttctcttctctgcAACTCTCTTCCCCAACCAAATGCTTCCTAAATCCACCGGAATCCTCTGGCTCGACGGCGACCATGACGACGCCACTTCTTGGACCACAACTAACCACCACAACGACGACCCTATCGCCATTGCCGCCGCTTCCATTTCCTCCTTCAAATCCATGCTCGAATCCGACTGGTACATCAACTCTACTACTACTACTCCTCTCAATCCTTCTCACCAAGACTTCCATTCCCTTTCTTCTCACCCGGACATTCCACACCTTCCTTTCTCTTCCAATCCTTCCGATAACTTCCTCTTACACCCTATAGATTCCTCCTCTTCCTGCTCTCCTTCTCACGCTTTTCCTCTCGATCCTGCTCATTCCCACTCCATCTTGCCTTCTCATAAATCTTCCTGCTTCTCTTCTCTCCTTAACGTCGTTTGTGGCAGTAATTTTGATAATGCCTTCGATTTAGGAGGTGAGAGTGGTCTGCTTGGACCTTACCAAGGGAACCAAGCTTCCAATTCCTCCGTTTTGATGGGATTCACTGGCATTTCGTCTCTTCCTCAAATCGGTAATCAGGAACTCAGCTTAAACAACTCGGAACTCAGCTTAAACAACTCGGATTTTCCGGCCACTCGGTTGCTTCCGGTTGTCGATAACCCTCTCGCATTCGGCGCTGGATTTAATCCGGCGGCTGCTTTTGAAAGCTTCGATGACTCCGGGAATGCTCTGTTTCAGAACAGGTCTAAGGTTTTGAAACCTCTCGAAGTGTTCCCGCAAGTCGGTGCGCAGCCGACGCTGTACCAGAAGCGGGCGGCGCATCGAGTTGGCTCTGCCGGACCTGATAAACTAGAGAATTTGGAGGTTTCGGGTTTTAAATTAGGAGAAGGCTCAATGTGGACGCCCAATTTGGAGAGGCTGAGGAAGATGACGGGCGACGAGGACATTGAGGACGGCAGCGTGGATGTTTCTCGCTTGAATTACGATTCCGACGAGCCCAATGAGCATAATAAGCAAGAAGACAATGTTAATGCTAAAAACTGCGGAAGCAATTCCAATGCCAACAGTACTATAACTGGCGGAGACcagaaggggaagaagaaggggcTGCCGGCGAAAAATCTCATGGCGGAGCGGCGGCGGAGAAAGAAACTGAATGATAGACTTTACATGCTTAGGTCCGTCGTACCCAAGATAAGCAAG ATGGATAGAGCTTCAATACTTGGAGATGCCATTGACTACTTGAAGGAGCTTCTTCAAAGGATAAATGATCTCCATAATGAACTTGAGTCGACTCCTCCTGGTTCTTTGTTGCAGCCTTCTGCAAGTTTTCACCCTTTGACGCCGACGCTGCCGACTCTTCCCTGTCGTGTCAAAGAGGAGCTGTGTCCAAGCTCCTTGTCCAGCCCCAATACCACCCAGCCTGCCAGG GTTGAAGTTCGGGTCAGAGAAGGCAGAGCTGTCAATATTCACATGTTTTGTTCTCGCAAGCCGGGTCTTTTGCTATCCACCATGAGGGCTTTGGATAACCTCGGCTTGGACATCCAACAAGCTGTAATCAGCTGTTTCAATGGATTTGCTTTAGATATCTTTAGCGCTGAG CAATCTAAGGAAGGTCAAGAGATCTTACCTGAGCAAATAAAAGCAGTGCTGTTGGATTCAGCTGGTTTACATGGTGTTATATAA
- the LOC120082718 gene encoding light-regulated protein, chloroplastic-like translates to MQAVLSIAVPPLLPSTLSNNNPSQFPLISFSSHCSRRSAIKATASVVYDASIVDYSSAISVFPAEACETIGGEACWANMFPEVRIQPSLNNQKPAVALEEIDREYLDYADSRTVFPGEACDDLGGEFCEPEFLNSVF, encoded by the exons ATGCAGGCTGTTCTTAGCATCGCTGTTCCTCCCCTTCTCCCTTCAACACTTTCCAATAATAACCCTTCTCAGTTCCCTTTGATCTCATTTAGTTCTCACTGCTCTCGTCGCTCGGCCATCAAAGCAACCGCCTCGGTCGTCTACGACGCATCGATCGTCGATTATAGTTCTGCTATCTC GGTGTTTCCAGCAGAAGCATGTGAGACAATAGGAGGAGAGGCATGTTGGGCAAATATGTTTCCAGAAGTGAGGATTCAGCCTTCACTTAACAATCAAAAACCCGCCGTTGCTTTGGAGGAGATTGATAGAGAATATCTTGATTATGCCGATTCAAGGAC TGTTTTCCCAGGAGAAGCTTGCGATGATCTTGGTGGAGAATTCTGCGAACCCGAGTTTCTAAATAGCGTTTTCTAG
- the LOC120072324 gene encoding pentatricopeptide repeat-containing protein At3g26630, chloroplastic: MVPCLSYTHDVFPSKNFSLTSRGNIRAKKALFLLQNCKNFKQLRQIHAKIIRSGLSNDQLLTRKLIHLYSSHGRIAYAIFLFNQIQNPCTFTWNLIIRANTINGLSEEALMLYKNMVCQGIAADKFTFPFVIKACTIFFAIDLGKVVHASSIKYGFSRDTFVQNNLIDFYFKCGHKHCGLKVFEKMRVCNVVSWTTMISGLVSCGDVQEARRIFDEMPSKNVVSWTAMINGYIRNQQPEEALELFKRMQAENICPNEYTMVSLIKACTEIGILSVGRGIHDYAIKNSFEIGVYLGTALIDMYSKCGSIKDAIEVFETMPRRSLPTWNSMITSLGVHGLGQEALNLFSEMERENVKPDAITFVGILCACVHMKNVKAGCAYFKRMTQHYGIAPIPEHYKCMAELYARSNSLDEALNQQK; this comes from the coding sequence ATGGTTCCATGTCTCTCATATACGCATGACGTTTTTCCGAGTAAGAATTTTTCCCTGACCTCAAGAGGGAACATCCGAGCGAAGAAGGCTCTCTTCTTGCTTCAAAACTGCAAGAATTTCAAACAGCTCAGGCAAATCCATGCCAAAATCATTCGTAGCGGCCTTTCTAACGATCAATTACTTACTAGGAAACTGATTCATCTCTACTCTTCTCATGGAAGAATAGCGTATgcgatttttctatttaatcaaATCCAGAATCCTTGTACGTTTACTTGGAATCTGATAATTAGGGCCAACACTATCAATGGTCTCTCCGAAGAAGCCCTCATGTTGTATAAGAACATGGTGTGTCAAGGAATTGCAGCCGATAAGTTTACATTTCCATTTGTCATCAAAGCTTGTACAATTTTCTTTGCCATTGACCTAGGAAAAGTAGTTCATGCGTCTTCAATCAAATACGGATTTTCAAGGGATACATTTGTGCAAAACAATCTAATAGATTTTTACTTTAAGTGTGGACATAAACATTGTGGTTTGAAGGTGTTTGAGAAAATGCGTGTTTGCAATGTGGTGTCATGGACAACCATGATATCTGGGCTGGTCTCTTGTGGTGATGTACAGGAAGCAAGAAGGATATTTGATGAAATGCCATctaaaaatgttgtttcatgGACAGCAATGATAAATGGGTATATTAGAAATCAACAGCCTGAAGAAGCTCTTGAACTATTTAAGAGAATGCAGGCTGAGAATATTTGTCCAAATGAGTATACAATGGTGAGCTTGATCAAAGCATGTACTGAAATTGGAATCTTAAGTGTTGGTAGAGGGATTCATGACTATGCCATCAAGAACAGTTTCGAAATTGGTGTTTATCTTGGCACGGCTCTAATTGACATGTACAGCAAATGTGGTAGTATAAAGGATGCAATAGAAGTTTTCGAGACGATGCCCAGAAGAAGTTTACCGACATGGAACTCAATGATCACTAGCTTGGGAGTACATGGGTTGGGGCAGGAAGCTCTCAATCTTTTCAGTGAGATGGAAAGGGAAAATGTGAAGCCAGATGCAATCACGTTCGTAGGCATTTTATGCGCTTGTGTACATATGAAGAATGTAAAGGCAGGCTGTGCTTACTTCAAACGAATGACACAACATTATGGTATTGCACCAATTCCTGAGCATTACAAGTGTATGGCTGAGCTTTATGCTCGTTCTAATTCCTTGGATGAAGCCTTGAATCAACAAAAGTGA